The DNA sequence gaaccatagaatataaaaaaaaaattaaagataaaggaatatatggggatttaatatatgttgatgaatatattgttgatgataaaaataaaaaacaattcgaacaaaattataataatcttaatattcattcatttaaatataaaggaTATGAATATACAAAAGTATTTAAAGcaattaaaaatgataattcTCCATTTAGTTATTTACAATTAAGATTGtggaaaaataaaaatagttatgatcaatatataaataataagaatatacaaaatttattaacaaatttaaaagataGCTGTATATTCTATTCAActcaaaaatataaaactaTAGTAGACGATTCAATAGTTAGACTCATCccataaaatataacacAAACATGtttatacataatatattatatatatatatatatatatatatatttca is a window from the Plasmodium gaboni strain SY75 chromosome Unknown, whole genome shotgun sequence genome containing:
- a CDS encoding hypothetical protein (conserved Plasmodium protein, unknown function) codes for the protein MKQIDYLILLKQKVLKFIYWYNNSSIGHRNFVWVFIGLGCGYIYGTIEYKKKIKDKGIYGDLIYVDEYIVDDKNKKQFEQNYNNLNIHSFKYKGYEYTKVFKAIKNDNSPFSYLQLRLWKNKNSYDQYINNKNIQNLLTNLKDSCIFYSTQKYKTIVDDSIVRLIP